The following coding sequences lie in one Caproicibacterium argilliputei genomic window:
- a CDS encoding THUMP domain-containing class I SAM-dependent RNA methyltransferase, producing MEDFKLAAPCLMGVEGLVAQELREMDARGVEAQNGRVLFDGTPQMLARANLCSRFAERIQVLVGTFPAHTFDQLFEQVKALPWERWIGKNDAFPVKGRSLSSQLHSIPDCQKIIKKAIVERLRQKYRLSWFAESGNLYQVQFLILKDQVSVMLDTSGAGLHKRGYRQNAAEAPIKETLAAALAALSRVRTDANLYDPCCGSGTILIESAMYAMHMAPGLQRRFSAQFWPQVPEDLWKREKDRALSLVLRDAAFQGRGSDIDGAAVDLTLDNARKAGVISHIKAVKADLADFAPDTEHGCVICNPPYGERLLDLKQAEELYRTMGRVFPARRGWNYTVISPDETFEECFGRRADKRRKLYNGMIKCQTYMFYRAAPAAHPNSSADA from the coding sequence ATGGAAGATTTCAAACTGGCGGCTCCCTGCCTAATGGGAGTCGAGGGACTGGTCGCACAGGAGTTGCGGGAGATGGATGCTCGCGGCGTGGAGGCACAGAACGGTCGTGTGCTGTTTGACGGAACGCCGCAGATGCTCGCACGCGCCAATTTATGCTCCCGCTTTGCGGAGCGGATTCAGGTGTTGGTGGGCACCTTCCCCGCGCACACGTTTGACCAGCTTTTTGAACAGGTAAAGGCACTGCCGTGGGAGCGCTGGATTGGAAAAAACGATGCGTTTCCGGTGAAGGGGCGTTCTCTTTCCTCGCAGCTGCACAGCATTCCGGACTGCCAGAAAATTATTAAAAAAGCCATTGTGGAGCGGCTGCGGCAAAAGTACCGTCTGAGCTGGTTCGCGGAAAGCGGAAATTTGTACCAGGTGCAGTTTCTGATTTTGAAAGACCAGGTCAGCGTGATGCTGGACACCTCCGGCGCGGGTCTGCACAAGCGCGGCTACCGCCAGAACGCGGCGGAAGCACCCATTAAGGAAACCCTGGCGGCGGCGCTGGCAGCACTTTCCCGCGTGCGTACGGATGCCAATCTGTACGACCCATGCTGCGGCTCCGGCACGATTCTGATTGAGTCGGCGATGTATGCCATGCACATGGCGCCAGGGTTGCAGCGCCGCTTTTCCGCGCAGTTTTGGCCGCAGGTGCCGGAAGATCTCTGGAAGCGTGAAAAGGACCGCGCGCTGAGTCTGGTGCTGCGGGACGCTGCTTTTCAAGGGCGCGGCAGCGACATCGACGGCGCGGCGGTGGATTTGACCTTGGACAACGCCCGCAAGGCCGGTGTGATTTCTCACATCAAGGCAGTGAAGGCGGACCTTGCGGATTTTGCGCCGGATACCGAGCACGGCTGTGTCATCTGCAACCCGCCTTACGGAGAGCGGCTGCTGGACCTCAAGCAGGCGGAGGAGCTGTACCGTACGATGGGCAGGGTGTTTCCGGCGCGGCGCGGCTGGAACTACACGGTCATCAGCCCAGACGAAACGTTTGAGGAGTGCTTTGGCCGCCGTGCCGACAAGCGCCGCAAACTTTATAACGGTATGATTAAGTGCCAGACTTATATGTTTTACCGCGCGGCACCTGCCGCGCACCCAAACAGCAGCGCAGATGCATGA
- the yabP gene encoding sporulation protein YabP, which translates to MYEEKTMSASNSKAPHTVTLDNRRELRAAGVSKVDSFDEQTVVAYTSLGQMVVRGEGLHIEKLSVETGELTLTGTISSISYVGEEKRGGVLSRLFR; encoded by the coding sequence ATGTATGAGGAAAAAACAATGAGCGCGTCCAACAGTAAGGCGCCGCATACGGTCACGCTGGACAACCGGCGCGAACTGCGCGCGGCAGGGGTTTCCAAGGTGGACAGTTTTGACGAACAGACGGTTGTGGCTTACACATCCCTGGGGCAGATGGTGGTGCGCGGGGAGGGGCTGCACATTGAAAAACTGAGCGTGGAAACAGGCGAACTGACGCTGACCGGTACAATCTCTTCCATCAGCTATGTGGGGGAGGAAAAGCGCGGCGGTGTTTTGTCGCGCCTGTTCCGCTGA
- a CDS encoding co-chaperone GroES, with product MTIKPLSDRILIKMEAPEETTQSGILLTGNAKEKPQVAAVVAVGPGGLVDGKEVKMTVKVGDRVLTSKYSGTEVKMDGEEYTIVRQSDVLAVVE from the coding sequence ATGACAATCAAACCTTTGTCCGACAGAATCCTGATTAAAATGGAAGCACCCGAAGAAACCACACAGAGCGGTATTCTGCTGACCGGAAATGCGAAAGAGAAGCCGCAGGTTGCGGCTGTCGTTGCAGTTGGCCCCGGCGGTTTGGTGGACGGCAAAGAAGTCAAGATGACCGTGAAAGTCGGTGACCGTGTGCTGACCAGCAAATATTCCGGCACCGAAGTAAAGATGGACGGCGAAGAGTACACCATTGTTCGTCAGTCCGATGTCCTTGCAGTCGTTGAGTAA
- the hpf gene encoding ribosome hibernation-promoting factor, HPF/YfiA family, with protein sequence MKVTITGRKVNLRENFKELARKKLSRFDRIFNENASAKVVVTVERNRQTVEITIVSDGMIFRGEAADPEMNNALDQVISVLGRQIRKNKAKLDKQIHSTALDQYVQQYVNATEEPEEEYKVVRTKHFIVKPMSVNEAILQMNLLEHQFFMFRNEETEEINVVYRRRQGNYGLLEPEEND encoded by the coding sequence ATGAAGGTAACAATTACAGGTAGAAAAGTCAATCTGCGTGAAAACTTTAAGGAACTCGCACGCAAAAAGCTTTCCCGCTTTGACAGAATCTTTAACGAAAACGCCTCTGCCAAAGTGGTCGTCACCGTGGAGCGCAACCGCCAAACCGTGGAAATCACCATTGTCAGTGACGGCATGATTTTCCGCGGCGAGGCTGCCGACCCGGAGATGAACAACGCGCTGGATCAGGTGATCAGCGTACTTGGGCGGCAGATTCGCAAGAACAAGGCAAAGCTGGACAAACAGATTCATTCCACCGCGCTGGATCAGTATGTGCAGCAGTATGTGAATGCCACGGAAGAGCCGGAGGAAGAATATAAAGTTGTGCGTACCAAGCATTTCATAGTCAAACCAATGAGTGTGAATGAAGCAATTCTGCAGATGAATTTGCTGGAGCATCAGTTCTTTATGTTCCGCAATGAGGAAACGGAAGAAATCAATGTCGTTTACCGCCGCCGGCAGGGCAACTACGGGCTGCTGGAGCCGGAGGAAAACGACTGA
- a CDS encoding amidohydrolase produces MLLIHAEIHTMAGAVLADGWLQTRAGKIAALGEMPAPQTNEEIYDCRGAAMYPGFVDAHTHLGMMEDGLTFEGDDVNEDTDPTTPQLRAIDGLNPLDRDFREAFEAGVTTVVTGPGSANPIGGQMAAVKTCCPSGCVDDMILKAPVAIKMAMGENPKNVYREKERGPVTRMATAAFIREELFKARRYLEELEKSEADEDTDPPEFDMKAEALLPALRREVEVHFHAHRADDIFTAIRLGKEFHLDFVIVHGTEGHLIAERLAKENVRVLSGPILSERSKPELRNLTPACPGILSKAGVQTAIVTDHSVVPIQYLPLCAGLAVREGMSREDALRAITIEPARICHLENRVGSLEAGKDADLVLFTEDPLSSLTKPRLVVADGKIVFGRS; encoded by the coding sequence ATGTTATTGATTCACGCAGAAATTCATACCATGGCGGGCGCGGTTCTTGCAGACGGCTGGCTGCAGACCCGCGCGGGAAAAATCGCAGCGCTGGGAGAAATGCCCGCGCCGCAGACGAACGAGGAAATTTACGACTGCCGCGGAGCGGCTATGTATCCTGGCTTTGTGGATGCCCATACCCATTTGGGCATGATGGAGGACGGTCTGACGTTTGAGGGCGACGATGTGAACGAAGACACCGACCCTACCACACCACAGCTGCGCGCCATCGACGGCCTGAACCCGCTGGACCGCGACTTTCGCGAAGCGTTTGAAGCCGGCGTCACGACCGTGGTGACCGGCCCCGGCAGCGCCAACCCTATCGGCGGGCAGATGGCAGCGGTGAAAACCTGCTGCCCCAGCGGTTGTGTGGACGACATGATTTTAAAAGCACCGGTCGCCATCAAAATGGCGATGGGGGAGAACCCAAAAAATGTGTATCGGGAAAAGGAGCGCGGCCCGGTCACCCGTATGGCGACCGCAGCCTTCATTCGTGAGGAGCTTTTTAAAGCCAGACGCTATCTGGAGGAACTGGAGAAAAGCGAAGCAGACGAAGACACCGATCCGCCGGAGTTTGACATGAAGGCGGAGGCACTGCTGCCCGCCCTGCGCCGCGAGGTGGAGGTGCATTTTCACGCACACCGTGCGGACGATATTTTTACGGCGATTCGCCTCGGCAAAGAATTTCATTTGGACTTCGTCATTGTGCATGGTACAGAGGGACATTTAATTGCCGAACGGCTTGCCAAAGAAAATGTGCGCGTTCTTTCCGGCCCGATTCTGTCGGAGCGCTCTAAGCCGGAGCTGCGCAACCTGACGCCGGCTTGCCCTGGTATTCTGAGCAAGGCCGGGGTGCAAACCGCCATTGTTACGGACCATTCGGTGGTGCCCATTCAGTACCTGCCGCTCTGCGCGGGACTTGCTGTACGGGAGGGCATGAGCCGCGAGGACGCCCTGCGCGCCATCACGATTGAGCCCGCGCGTATCTGCCATTTGGAAAACCGTGTCGGTTCTCTGGAGGCAGGCAAGGACGCGGATCTGGTGCTCTTTACAGAAGACCCGCTTTCCAGCCTGACCAAGCCGCGCTTGGTGGTGGCAGACGGAAAGATTGTGTTTGGCCGCAGCTAA
- the mazG gene encoding nucleoside triphosphate pyrophosphohydrolase, whose translation MDFQPKSKYDLQDLRQIIKILRSPEGCPWDRKQNHHSIRNNFIEETYEAVEAIDSENRELLCEELGDVLFQVLFHCQLEEECGGFSFADIVDGAAKKMIERHPHVFGGEQVENVEEVLQNWDKIKADTKHRSSGTKVLQSVSPALPALMRAAKVQQKAQQAGYPPEQNPQPADPREAGELLLQAVRAVRAAGLEPEQVLGEATESYIRGFAAWEAAGGGCAAGCAENEKDSKNGGI comes from the coding sequence GTGGACTTTCAGCCGAAAAGCAAGTATGATTTGCAGGATTTGCGGCAGATTATTAAAATTCTTCGTTCGCCGGAGGGCTGCCCATGGGACCGGAAGCAGAATCATCACTCGATCCGCAATAACTTTATTGAAGAAACCTACGAAGCTGTGGAAGCCATCGACAGCGAAAACAGGGAGCTTTTGTGTGAAGAACTGGGGGATGTTTTGTTTCAAGTGCTGTTTCACTGCCAGCTGGAAGAGGAATGCGGCGGTTTTTCCTTTGCGGACATTGTGGACGGTGCCGCAAAGAAAATGATTGAGCGGCATCCCCATGTGTTTGGCGGCGAGCAGGTCGAAAATGTAGAAGAAGTTTTGCAGAACTGGGATAAGATCAAAGCGGACACCAAGCATCGGAGCAGCGGCACCAAAGTGCTGCAGAGCGTTTCACCGGCACTGCCCGCGCTGATGCGCGCAGCCAAGGTGCAGCAGAAGGCACAGCAGGCGGGGTACCCGCCGGAGCAGAATCCTCAGCCGGCGGACCCACGCGAGGCGGGGGAGCTGCTGCTGCAGGCGGTGCGCGCCGTGCGTGCGGCAGGGCTGGAGCCGGAGCAAGTGCTGGGTGAAGCGACGGAGTCTTATATTCGCGGTTTTGCAGCGTGGGAGGCTGCCGGCGGCGGTTGTGCAGCGGGCTGTGCAGAAAACGAAAAGGACTCAAAAAACGGAGGTATTTAA
- a CDS encoding YjdF family protein encodes MNRTVSKLTVYFEEPFWVAVWERSGAGVYEAGRFVFGAQPKDNEVYAWVLNQSGSLRFGQSSAEGVVEKRSSPKREQRAARRLLQQNGVGTKAQQALKLQQEQGRQARRIRTRTQKEADRERLFALREQKRREKHRGH; translated from the coding sequence ATGAACAGGACCGTGTCCAAGCTGACCGTGTACTTTGAGGAGCCTTTTTGGGTAGCTGTGTGGGAGCGCAGCGGCGCCGGCGTTTATGAAGCAGGCCGCTTTGTGTTCGGCGCGCAGCCGAAAGACAACGAAGTCTATGCATGGGTTTTAAACCAAAGCGGCAGTCTGCGCTTTGGTCAAAGCAGCGCGGAAGGCGTTGTGGAAAAGCGCAGCAGTCCCAAACGCGAGCAGCGCGCCGCACGCCGCCTGCTGCAGCAGAACGGCGTTGGAACCAAGGCGCAGCAGGCGCTGAAACTGCAGCAGGAGCAGGGCAGGCAGGCGCGCAGAATTCGCACCCGCACGCAGAAAGAAGCGGATAGGGAGCGTTTGTTTGCCCTGCGGGAACAGAAACGCCGTGAAAAGCACCGCGGACACTAA
- the groL gene encoding chaperonin GroEL (60 kDa chaperone family; promotes refolding of misfolded polypeptides especially under stressful conditions; forms two stacked rings of heptamers to form a barrel-shaped 14mer; ends can be capped by GroES; misfolded proteins enter the barrel where they are refolded when GroES binds): MAKQIIYGEDARKALMKGVDQLSDTVKITLGPKGRNVVLDKKYGAPLITNDGVTIAKEIELEDPFENMGAQLVKEVATKTNDVAGDGTTTATVLAQALIREGMKNVTAGANPMAVRHGMQEAVDTAVEAIKNNSKTVSGKEDIARVATVSSSNAFVGDLIADAMEKVTNDGVITIEESKTAETYSEVVEGMMFDRGYVSPYLVTDTDKMICELDGPYIIITDKKISAFQEILPLLEKIVNTGKKFLIIADDIEGDALTNLLLNKLRGTLNFGAVKAPGFGDRRKEMLQDIATLTGGKVITADLGLEFKDVELDMLGRARQVKIDKENTIIVDGNGDKEEIKARTAQIRAQIEETTSDFDREKLQERLAKLAGGVAVIKVGAATEIEMKEKKMRIEDALNSTKAAVEEGIVAGGGTALVNTISAVEKLLENKEGDEKTGIAIVLKALEEPIRQIAANAGVEGSVILEHIKNAGKANYGYNAATGEYGDMIDFGVVDPTKVTRSALQNAASVAETVLTTESLVADKPEPQAPAAPAADPGMGGMY; the protein is encoded by the coding sequence ATGGCGAAACAGATCATTTATGGGGAAGACGCACGCAAGGCACTCATGAAGGGCGTCGACCAGCTTTCTGATACCGTAAAAATCACGCTTGGGCCCAAGGGCCGCAACGTGGTTCTGGATAAAAAGTACGGCGCTCCGCTCATCACCAACGATGGTGTTACCATTGCCAAGGAAATTGAGTTGGAAGATCCTTTCGAGAACATGGGTGCGCAGCTCGTCAAGGAAGTTGCCACCAAGACCAATGATGTTGCGGGCGACGGTACTACCACCGCAACCGTGCTGGCACAGGCGCTTATCCGTGAGGGCATGAAGAATGTCACTGCGGGTGCAAACCCGATGGCGGTGCGCCACGGGATGCAGGAGGCTGTTGATACGGCAGTCGAGGCCATTAAAAACAACAGCAAGACCGTCAGTGGCAAAGAGGATATTGCACGTGTTGCAACCGTTTCTTCCTCCAATGCGTTTGTGGGCGACCTGATTGCGGATGCAATGGAAAAGGTTACAAATGACGGCGTTATCACGATTGAAGAGTCTAAGACAGCAGAGACTTACAGCGAAGTTGTGGAAGGCATGATGTTTGACCGCGGCTATGTTTCCCCTTACTTGGTCACGGATACAGACAAGATGATCTGCGAGCTGGACGGTCCGTACATCATCATTACCGATAAGAAGATTTCCGCATTCCAGGAAATTTTGCCGCTGCTCGAGAAAATCGTCAATACCGGCAAGAAGTTCCTGATTATTGCGGACGATATTGAGGGTGATGCGCTGACCAACCTGCTGCTTAACAAGCTGCGCGGTACCCTGAACTTCGGCGCGGTCAAGGCACCGGGCTTCGGCGACCGCCGCAAGGAAATGCTGCAGGATATCGCAACTCTGACCGGCGGCAAGGTCATCACTGCTGACCTCGGTCTGGAGTTCAAGGACGTTGAACTGGATATGCTCGGCCGTGCGCGTCAGGTGAAGATTGACAAGGAAAACACCATCATTGTGGACGGCAACGGCGACAAGGAAGAAATCAAGGCCCGCACTGCACAGATCCGTGCGCAGATTGAGGAAACCACCTCTGACTTTGACCGTGAAAAGCTGCAGGAACGCCTGGCAAAACTCGCCGGCGGCGTAGCAGTCATCAAAGTCGGCGCTGCAACCGAAATCGAAATGAAAGAGAAGAAGATGCGCATTGAAGATGCACTCAACTCCACCAAAGCAGCGGTGGAAGAGGGCATTGTTGCCGGCGGCGGCACCGCATTGGTTAATACGATCTCTGCAGTGGAAAAGCTGCTGGAAAATAAAGAGGGCGATGAAAAAACCGGCATTGCCATCGTTCTGAAGGCACTCGAAGAGCCGATCCGCCAGATTGCTGCCAACGCAGGCGTAGAGGGTTCCGTGATTCTGGAACATATTAAGAATGCCGGCAAGGCAAACTACGGCTATAACGCTGCAACCGGTGAGTATGGCGATATGATTGATTTCGGCGTTGTAGACCCGACCAAGGTTACACGTTCTGCCCTGCAAAACGCTGCTTCTGTTGCGGAAACCGTTTTGACCACAGAGTCTTTGGTTGCCGATAAGCCGGAGCCGCAGGCGCCGGCCGCACCAGCTGCTGACCCGGGCATGGGCGGTATGTACTGA
- a CDS encoding S1 RNA-binding domain-containing protein, protein MQLEVGTVLEGKVTGITKFGAFVELPTGQTGMVHISEIAPTFVKEIHDFVTEGQTVKVKVLNIGENNKISLSMKQAEPHQDGAPRARQGGRPPRAPRPPRRRPEPQQHRPGSYEWQPRRNDAADFEDMMSHFKQTSDEKMSDLKKTVEGKHGGYSRRSNSFNK, encoded by the coding sequence ATGCAGCTTGAGGTAGGTACAGTCCTGGAAGGAAAGGTCACCGGCATTACCAAGTTCGGTGCGTTTGTTGAACTTCCCACTGGGCAGACAGGTATGGTTCACATTTCTGAAATCGCGCCTACATTCGTCAAGGAAATCCACGATTTTGTTACAGAAGGACAGACGGTAAAGGTCAAGGTGCTCAACATTGGCGAAAACAACAAAATCAGCCTTTCCATGAAGCAGGCGGAGCCTCATCAGGACGGCGCACCCCGTGCTCGTCAGGGCGGGCGGCCGCCGCGCGCTCCACGCCCCCCACGCCGCCGCCCGGAGCCCCAGCAGCACCGCCCCGGCAGCTATGAGTGGCAGCCCCGCCGCAACGATGCTGCGGATTTTGAAGACATGATGTCCCACTTTAAGCAGACGAGCGACGAAAAAATGTCTGACCTGAAAAAAACCGTAGAGGGCAAGCACGGCGGCTATTCCCGCCGTTCCAACAGCTTTAACAAGTGA
- a CDS encoding HU family DNA-binding protein, producing the protein MNKTELINTVAEKAAVSKKDAENVVSAVLDTIVEAVSGEEKVQLVGFGTFECRSRSARQGRDPRTNSTIEIPASKVPAFKAGKAFKDAVNK; encoded by the coding sequence ATGAATAAGACCGAACTCATCAATACAGTTGCCGAAAAGGCTGCTGTGTCCAAGAAAGATGCTGAAAATGTCGTCAGTGCTGTGCTTGACACCATTGTCGAAGCGGTTTCCGGCGAGGAAAAGGTTCAGCTGGTCGGCTTTGGCACGTTTGAGTGCCGCAGCCGCAGCGCCCGCCAGGGCCGCGACCCTCGCACGAACAGCACGATTGAGATTCCGGCGTCCAAAGTTCCGGCTTTTAAAGCTGGCAAAGCGTTTAAGGATGCTGTGAACAAGTAA
- a CDS encoding RNA-binding S4 domain-containing protein: MRLDKYLKVSRVIKRRTVANEACDAGRVLVNGRPARASYDVKVGDKLEIALGAHTVKAEVLSVSEYATKDSAASMYRLLEE, from the coding sequence ATGAGACTGGATAAATATTTGAAGGTATCGCGCGTGATTAAGCGCCGCACCGTAGCAAACGAAGCGTGTGATGCCGGGCGTGTGCTGGTGAACGGCAGGCCGGCCCGCGCGTCTTATGATGTCAAGGTCGGCGACAAGTTGGAAATCGCGCTGGGTGCCCACACCGTTAAGGCGGAAGTGCTCAGTGTCAGTGAGTACGCGACGAAGGACAGCGCCGCCTCTATGTACCGTCTTCTGGAAGAATAG
- the yabQ gene encoding spore cortex biosynthesis protein YabQ — translation MDASNAQNLFAFLLFTALGAALSVVWCVLRAVRAQLREKGAFSIVLEALFGVLCAVCIKLLALGVYWGEVRGFLLLGAGLGFWAVYETAGRLLTFCICALLRACVRFLLRPLGRLVCGIGRFFSKALAVPVRFVKKVLQSVKNSLKSARRFVYNKKNAKSTAKGRNHAGRGRVKADAGSQQTQKTEKYAKPFAGSGHPRVWSVYARTGGQSAVADSQSKGKAAKHPK, via the coding sequence ATGGACGCTTCCAATGCCCAAAATCTGTTTGCCTTTCTGCTTTTCACCGCTTTGGGGGCGGCGCTGTCGGTTGTTTGGTGCGTGCTGCGGGCGGTACGCGCGCAGCTGCGGGAAAAGGGCGCGTTTAGTATTGTGCTGGAGGCGCTTTTCGGGGTGCTGTGCGCGGTCTGTATCAAGCTGCTGGCGCTGGGCGTCTATTGGGGAGAAGTGCGCGGATTTTTGCTTTTGGGGGCTGGGCTGGGCTTTTGGGCAGTGTATGAAACAGCCGGACGGCTGCTGACATTCTGTATTTGTGCTCTGCTGCGCGCCTGCGTGCGGTTTTTGCTGCGACCGCTGGGGCGGTTGGTGTGCGGAATCGGTCGATTTTTCAGTAAAGCGCTGGCAGTTCCGGTTCGCTTTGTGAAAAAAGTGCTGCAAAGCGTGAAAAACTCCTTGAAATCTGCCCGGCGGTTCGTGTATAATAAAAAAAATGCCAAAAGCACCGCAAAAGGCAGAAATCATGCAGGCCGCGGGAGGGTGAAAGCAGATGCGGGCAGCCAGCAGACCCAAAAAACAGAAAAGTACGCGAAACCTTTTGCTGGGTCTGGCCATCCTCGTGTTTGGTCTGTATATGCTCGCACTGGTGGTCAATCAGCAGTCGCAGATTCGCAGTCAAAAGGCAAAGCTGCAAAGCATCCGAAGTGA
- a CDS encoding fumarate hydratase — protein MKELDAQQITETVARLCVEANRQLPQDLEACIRCKTGEETNPLGKGILQDICANMGAARELQIPVCQDTGMAVIFAEVGQEVHISGSFEEAVNRGVAKGYTEGLLRCSVAADPLRRGNTGDNTPAVLHTRLVPGDTLRLTVAPKGFGSENMSRLSMLTPAASEQDLIDFVADTMRQAGSNPCPPVVLGVGIGGDFELCALLAKKALCRPVSQPNADPYYAELERKMRDAVNALDIGPQGFGGDVTCLSLAIEQYPTHIAGLPVAVNVGCHVTRHASAVL, from the coding sequence ATGAAGGAATTGGACGCACAGCAGATTACGGAAACCGTGGCGCGGCTTTGTGTGGAGGCGAATCGGCAGCTTCCGCAGGACTTGGAAGCCTGCATCCGCTGCAAAACGGGGGAAGAAACCAACCCGTTGGGCAAAGGAATCCTGCAGGACATCTGCGCAAACATGGGTGCCGCCAGAGAACTGCAGATTCCGGTGTGCCAGGATACCGGAATGGCGGTCATTTTTGCCGAAGTGGGGCAGGAAGTGCATATTTCCGGCAGCTTTGAAGAGGCGGTCAACCGCGGCGTGGCGAAAGGCTACACCGAGGGACTGCTTCGCTGTTCGGTGGCGGCAGACCCGCTTCGCCGCGGCAACACCGGCGACAACACACCGGCGGTTTTGCACACACGACTGGTGCCAGGGGATACGCTGCGTCTGACGGTGGCGCCCAAAGGATTTGGCAGCGAGAACATGAGCCGCCTTTCCATGCTGACACCGGCGGCGTCCGAGCAAGACCTCATCGACTTTGTGGCCGATACCATGCGGCAGGCGGGCAGCAACCCATGTCCGCCGGTTGTGCTGGGCGTCGGAATCGGCGGTGACTTTGAACTGTGTGCTCTGCTTGCGAAAAAAGCGCTTTGCCGTCCGGTTTCGCAGCCAAATGCTGACCCGTACTACGCGGAACTGGAGCGGAAAATGCGCGATGCGGTCAATGCGCTGGATATCGGCCCGCAGGGCTTTGGCGGGGATGTCACCTGCCTTTCATTGGCGATTGAGCAGTATCCCACGCATATTGCAGGGCTGCCGGTGGCGGTAAACGTCGGCTGCCATGTGACACGCCACGCCTCTGCAGTGCTTTAA
- a CDS encoding FtsB family cell division protein, whose translation MLALVVNQQSQIRSQKAKLQSIRSDIQVQEIKNSDVRHELQSENQSSEYIARVARESLNMAKTGERIFICPGGD comes from the coding sequence ATGCTCGCACTGGTGGTCAATCAGCAGTCGCAGATTCGCAGTCAAAAGGCAAAGCTGCAAAGCATCCGAAGTGACATTCAGGTGCAGGAAATTAAAAACAGCGACGTTCGCCATGAGCTGCAAAGCGAAAACCAGAGCAGCGAGTACATTGCCCGCGTGGCGCGCGAAAGCCTGAATATGGCAAAAACAGGAGAGAGAATCTTTATCTGCCCAGGCGGAGACTGA